The Macadamia integrifolia cultivar HAES 741 chromosome 4, SCU_Mint_v3, whole genome shotgun sequence genome contains the following window.
GTCCGAGACGAAAACACATGTGCGGTGGCTCCAAGAAATTAGGTGCAACGGCGAATGTTTGATTACAAAACCTCGCTTCCTAAGGTGGAGTATCGTGTCCGCTCCAAGCCAACTACGCTAACCCCATAAGATTAACTACTTATAGTAAATAAAATGTGggtataactaataaaacccaaaaagataGAATTAGTTACATTAGGTCCCTCTACTTAATTTccaccggaaaaaaaaaaaaaaaaaaagtccctcTACCTAGTAATATCATATGATGGATTTATGGGTCTAGAAAGAATCATTGTCAAAAACTCTAATCCATTAGAACAACTAACTCAGAAAATCTTGACCATTGATTAAACATAGACTTTTCTACAACTCTTTtcaaatataattatttaatattaaattaatttctaaaaaaattataaaatttccactaaccttgaaatttttttctagtctatgataaaattttcataagaTACCTCTCTATTTGGAAAATGAACTCCATATTGTGAATCTAATGCACCAATATTTATCCAATATAGATATTAATTATTGATACATCAAAATGTATAAAGTCCAACTGTAATAGTAAAGACCTCTCATATCTAGAGACGAAAATAACTATGGAGAGAGTCTTGTTATTTAAATAATTGACCACAATCCACACAAGACTCTTAAGATGATTCTATTTGATACACATACAATATGAATACTCCTATTTATACTTAAAAATTATATTCTAAAAACCTGTAATTAAAAAACCAAATTCTATCTCTAGTTACGAACACTTTTAGGTTATGACTTGTGGACAACAACCACTGATGAAATCATGCAAATTAATATATTAAACCAAATAAATTAgatttggttcatattttttcaatattagGATGTACCAATCAGCTGACTTTAGCCTATCTAATCTAAAGACAACCACTAGATTTGTGAGGACCAGGAttattccctttcttctttctttgtttctctcaCCTTTGAGACCTCCTCTGGGGATTTGTTGTTTTTTCGGTGGCGTCTCAAGCTTGTTTACTTTCATAAATTCACGTGGATCTTCCATATATGCTTTAGAAAAATGTTTTAAGTAAGATCTTAAAAACTAGGCTTGGAGCAGACGACCTACTCAACATAAAAACCCGTTTTAAATATGTTATAAATATGACAAATTCTGTTAAATTGGAAGTGGGGAAATGAAGGTTGATGACAGTTTATTGGTGACCAAGTCGTGCTTCCCACTCTTCTGCACGTGTAAATAATGCCCAAAATGCAGGATGAGATGAACCAATTGAGAAGCTCTCTTTATAAGGAAGACAGCCGGATTTTGGATCAACATTGGAGTCCTTAGAGGGAGGAAGGGAACTTTTGATCCTTCTCTCTCGCAGTGGGTGTTAAAGAAGCCATTCAAGGCTGCCCTAAACTAGGTGACCCGGCCACTAAACCATCCTCCTAGTTCTAGCTCTCGTGTTCTTTTTTAGTTTGAGACTTTGAGATATTTTAATCTCacttctcctctcctcttctctttgttcatcatcttctttctctcttcctttgaaTATTGTGATGGGGGTGGGTGTTGATGATGGGTTTTCCCTGACAACGCCGCTCATGCTTGATGAGGAGCAACACCGGCCATTTGTGGTTAAGGATGTGAGAGTTGAGGATGTAGAAGCCAACCCTTACCTTCGTAGTACAGGCACCGCTACCTTCTTCAAGACTTGCTTCAATGGGCTCAACGCTTTgtcaggttcttcttcttcatccaactTCCCCATTTTGTTcgattatttattttgttttgtttggggggtggggggttcgATCTAGGGTTTACCAGTTGCCGCCattagggtttttttattttttttttattttttatttttttttatcatgtggGTAAACCTAACACCATTACGTGGATCATAGTGGCATTGTGGCAAGAACTTCAGGTAAAAAggaacagagaaaaaaaaactcctaatatgaagtttgaaacttgaaaatgGCTTTGGTACATTGCGGATTTGCAGTAATGGTGTGTGGACGAATTTTTGTGGCTAGCTGGGTTTCAAGAAATTTCCTGCTACTCAGCtcgcagccaaagaaatgacaTCTTGAATGGTAATCTAGAAAACACTAGAACTTaaaagggtatttgtgaacaAAGGAAAATGAATGATAGCAAGAAAGTTCCTTCAACCCGGATAACAGCTTTTCCGTGGTGAGGAGTACTGAGTTGAGATAAAGTAAGATAAAGGGTATATATAAAGTCTTATGTTTGATCCTTTTCTCTCTGATACGAGCAACACAGAATGAAATCGTCCAAAGGAGTTGGTGACATATGTGTGTATGGTGCTGTCTGTAGGCCCAATTTTAGTGAATGTCTTATTCTCTATCATTTTCCctgtctttttcttcttgtctcCCACACTCATATCAAGGTTCAACGGGGAAGATGAAGCAATCCCCCTCAGACCGTGactcttctctgttttttctttttcctccaaGGATGAGAAAACAAGTAAGCAACGGAAGATACAGCCTTGTCTTTGACAATGCATTAAAAAACACCTTtttccccccccttttttacAATTATGTTGATGAAAAGTTGATTAATGATCACTATTCTTTATTTTGATTACAGCTTTTGGAGGGTACCACTTCCTAGTGATTTAGTAATCTAGTTTTATGTCTATGCATGAGTTCATCCAATTTTAGATAAACTATAAGCTGAAATTCCATTACTGTGACTTGTTTATCAGGGGTCGGGATACTATCAGTTCCATATGCACTATCAGAAGGAGGGTGGTTGAGTTTGatacttctttttttaattgccGCTGCAACTTTCTACACAGCCTTGTTAATTCGAAGGTGCATGGATGTCGATAAACGCATAACGACTTACCCAGAAGTCGGTGAACTAGCATTTGGGTACAAAGGGAGAATGGTGATATCAATTTTCATGTATACAGAGCTGTATTTAGTTGCAACTGGATTCTTGATATTAGAAGGGGATAACTTATATAATCTGTTCCCCAATATGGTCTTGGAGGCTGCAGGATTAAGAATTGGAGGGAGGGAAAGTTTTATTATACTTGTTGCCCTCATCATATTGCCTTCAGTGTTGTTGGATAACTTGAGCATTCTCTCTTATGTTTCTGCCACTGGGGTGTTGGCCTCTTTTATTATAATTGGCGCTGTTTTCTGGACTGGAGCAGTTGATGAAGTTGGGTTTCATGGAAAAGGAAGGCTTTTGAATTTGAGTGGTATCCCTACTGCTGTCAGTTTATATGCTTTCTGCTATTGTGCTCATCCAGTATTCCCCACTTTATATACTTCTATGAGACACCAACATCAGTTTTCCAAGGTAATTAGAATCAATTCCCATTTGTAGATCTGTTTCTAGCATATCCATCTTCCAATTTCACAGATATGACCTTGTTTCTTGTTGCAGGTCTTGTTGTTTTGCTTTGTTGTGTGTACTATGAGCTATGCATCAATGGCTATATTGGGTTACCTTATGTATGGATCAGATATATCTTCTCAAGTGACACTGAACCTGCCAACTGGGAAACTTAGCTCCAAGATAGCAATATACACTACTTTGGTGAATCCAATAACGAAGTACGCATTGATGATTACTCCAATCGTGAGTGCTATTGAGAATTGGCTTCCATGTCATTACAAAAATAAGCTCATAAGCCTCTTGATTCGGAGTTTATTATTGATTAGTACAGTCATTGTGGCCTTGACTGTTCCATTTTTTGAGTCTCTGATGGCACTTGTAGGAGCATTTCTAAGCGCGTCGGCTTCGATTATACTGCCATGTCTGTGTTACTTGAAAATCTCAGGAAATTATAGAAGATGGGGAACTGAGCTGGTGATTGTTGTGGGTATCATGTTAATGGGAGTATTGGTTGTAGTTGTAGGTACTTATACATCTTTGCTCGAAATTGTTGGTCATTTGTAGAAGTTGGAATCCTCCTAGTTCAGATTTGGTAAGTTAACTTGTTGGGCAGATTTAGAACTATTAATGTCATAAGGGAAATTTCTTAGTATCTCCTAGGCAATCATCCTCTTAAAGAAGCTAATCAATCTAAAGTCTCAAGCCATCACCATAttcaaaggaagagaaaagagaaaatgatgaaCACCTCAAGTCTCAAGCCAAAAGAACACAAGATAGAAGGATGGCTTCAGGGGCCGCCATCGCCCAAGTCTCCAATTCTATTCGAATCGCGAGAAGGACATGTACTTTCTCCCTCTCAGTTGTCCAAAGTTGAGGCAAAATTGCTTCTGTAAATCAAGCACGCCCTTCCTTCTATTTCTTGATACTTTTATAACTGTTCCATAGAGAGCATCCTTATTGTGTATTCTGTATACGTGCAGAAGCATTGGATGTAAGACTTGGTCATTTTTAGCAGGATTTGCCATGTTTAAAACGGGTTTGTATTGGGATAAGTTTTTGTGATCTTAGCGTGACACCTTTTTGTAAAGCACGTAGGATCCACTTGAATTTATTATTGAAAATGATGTTTGAGTGGTATACCCTAATTTTCGATAACTAATTTCATATTAATTTCCTTGATTTAATGCACCGTTATTGCTTGTAAGTCTTAACCTAAAATTTTACAATTATTAGGGatatccaaggattaaagtattgttATGcattggctaaatttaagaaacCTATAAGAGGATATTATATCATATCAGAGATACgttaaaatatgttaaaaatcAAGGATTAGAATATTGATATCGATCATTGTATTAATtgattaaatttaagatacatatcaaaGGGTATTGTATTATATTGGAGATATTTTAAACCATGAGAATATCTAATTTGACTTTCTACTCTTAGGATTTTGGAATATTGTATGTGTATCCAACTGGATTATCCTTAGGGTTTTGTATAGGTCGTCGGCAATTGTTTAAGCAACTTGacttttttaataattatttttgtcAAAATCAAACCTAAGAGGATATTATCGTTGTCGTTAGACTTTGTGTGTTTTGGTGTACCAAAGTTGATGTTTATATTAGTTAGATATCAATGCTTATTAATGAATGGAAGAAATGTTCAATATAGAATTCACTTTTAAAATGAGAAGAATGTCTTGAGACAAATTTTTTGCCGTAATCGAAGAAAGTTCCAAGCTTAATGACAATTTAATAAAGGATAATTTACAACGttaccccctagagaatgccacaattataagaacaccctctttgtttcaccaaattagactcagaccccttaccgtcggtcactgttaaggaatatactttATATGTTGATGTtagctattatattttattttaaataccaaaatacccttacttaAATaagaagtacctaaaatacccatgtaataTTGTACAGATAATATAGAACTTCTCTTC
Protein-coding sequences here:
- the LOC122076079 gene encoding amino acid transporter AVT1I-like, which produces MGVGVDDGFSLTTPLMLDEEQHRPFVVKDVRVEDVEANPYLRSTGTATFFKTCFNGLNALSGVGILSVPYALSEGGWLSLILLFLIAAATFYTALLIRRCMDVDKRITTYPEVGELAFGYKGRMVISIFMYTELYLVATGFLILEGDNLYNLFPNMVLEAAGLRIGGRESFIILVALIILPSVLLDNLSILSYVSATGVLASFIIIGAVFWTGAVDEVGFHGKGRLLNLSGIPTAVSLYAFCYCAHPVFPTLYTSMRHQHQFSKVLLFCFVVCTMSYASMAILGYLMYGSDISSQVTLNLPTGKLSSKIAIYTTLVNPITKYALMITPIVSAIENWLPCHYKNKLISLLIRSLLLISTVIVALTVPFFESLMALVGAFLSASASIILPCLCYLKISGNYRRWGTELVIVVGIMLMGVLVVVVGTYTSLLEIVGHL